The window CCGCATCCACCGCGCACCGCATCGTCGACGACCTCGTCGCCGAGGGCCTGCTCGAGCGCGACGACGAACGCCGGATCCGCATCGGCATGCACCTCTGGGAGCTCGCCCTGCGCGGTTCGACGGCGCTGCGCCTGAGGCAAGCGGCGCTTCCGGCGATGTCCGCCGTGCAGGACGTCATCCGCGAGCACACGCAGTTGGCCGTGCTCGAGGCCGATGAGGCACTGTTCGTCGAGCGCCTCTCGCATCCGGATGCGGGAGCGAACATCACGCGCATCGCCGGCCGCCTCCCGCTGCACGCGTCGTCCGCGGGGCTCGTCCTCCTCGCGCACGCCCCCGCCGCCCTTCGCGAGCGGGTGCTCGACGCGCCCCTGCGACGCGTGGCCCGCGAGACCATGACGGATGCGGCCGAGCTGCGCCGCATCCTCACCCGCATCCGGCGCGACGGGTACGTGATCGCGCCGGGCTCGATCGAGTCGGTGTCGACGGGCGTCGCCGTGCCGCTGCGCGAGGCGGGCGAGGTGATCGCGGCGCTCTCGGTGGTGCTGCCCCGCGACGCCGACGCGGAGCGCGCCCTCGCGCCGCTGCGGACGGCGGCCGCCGAGATCGAGGCGGGGCTGCGCAGTACCCGCGCCTGAGCGCGCCCGCACGGCGGGTGCCGGATGCCGGGGACCGATCCGGAGCCCACAAGGAGGCCCATTCAACGGGAGAATGTGCGATGGATGCGGTGGCGCGGGGCACACTGGTCGGCAGCATTCAACAGGCCCGTCGTCGAAGGAGACGCCATGACCGTTATCCGCACCCGTGTCGCCATCGTCGGCGCCGGCCCCGCCGGGCTCCTGCTCTCCCACCTGCTCGCCGACGCCGGCATCGAGTCGGTCATCGTCGACTCCCGCACGCGCGAGCAGATCGAGACGACCATCCGCGCCGGCATCCTCGAACAAGGCACCGTGGACCTGCTCGTCGCCAGCGGCGCGTCGACGCGCGTGCTCACCGACGGCAACCGGCACGACGGCATCGAGCTGCGCTTCGACGGCGAGGGCCACCGCATCGACTTCCCCTCCCTGACCGGCCGCAGCGTCTGGCTCTACCCGCAGCACGAAGTGCTCAAGGATCTCGTGGCCACGCGACTCGCCGCCGGCCAGGACCTGCGTTTCGGTGTGCGCGTCGACGCGGTGGAGGACGCCGCATCCGATCGCCCTCGCGTCATCGGCGAGGATGCCGACGGGCAGCGTGTCGAGATCGAGGCCGAGTTCGTCGTGGGCGCGGACGGCTCGCGCTCCGTCGTCCGCCGGACGCTCGGCGGGTCGGCGGCGGGCTCGTTCCGCGAGTACCCGTTCGCGTGGTTCGGCATCCTGTGCGAGGCGCCGCCGAGCTCCGAGGAGCTCATCTACAGCAACTCGGATGCGGGCTTCGCCCTCATCAGCCAGCGCAGCAGCACGGTGCAGCGCATGTACTTCCAGTGCGACCCCGAGGCCGACCCCGACGCACTGAGCGAGGCGGAGATCTGGGACGCGCTGCAGGCGCGCGTCCCCGGCACGACCCTCAACGAGGGACCCATCTTCCAGCGGGACGTGCTGCGCTTCCGCAGCTTCGTCGCCGGCGAACTGCGCCGCGGCCGCGTCGCGCTCATCGGTGACGCCGCACACACGGTCCCACCGACGGGCGCGAAGGGCATGAACCTCGCCGTCGCCGACGTGGTGCTGCTCGACATCGCGCTGCGCGCGCTCCTGCTCTCCGGTGACGAACGACCGATCGACGCCTTCGCCGAGACGGCGTCGCGGCGGATCTGGAAGGCCCAGCACTTCTCGTGGTGGATGACCAGCATGCTCCACCGCACCCCCGACGCGTCCGACTTCGACCGCCAGCGGCAGCTCGGCGAGCTCCGTTCCATCATCGACTCGGATGCGGGCCGCACCTACCTCGCCGAGGCGTACACCGGCTGGCCCTTCGAGACCCGCCTCGGCTGACCCGCGCGGGGCGGGCCGCCGCGCCGCGGCCACCGCGACACCCGCACGGTCACCCGTCACCAGACCACCCCACACGCCCCACCAGCCACCATCCGCACCACGCACCGTGCACACGTCGCACCGCGGGGCACTCATCCGTCGCGCGAAAGCGGGCGCGGACGGAGGCGGCGGGCAGGGTAGAGTCCGGTGCTCGTGAGCATCCAGACCCCCGACGAAAGCGCAAGCCGACGCGGACGGGCGTTGCTGCTGCTGATCGCTGTGGCGCTGGTGGCCGCCAACATGCGCGCGACGATCACGGGCGTCGGACCGCTGCTCGAGGAGATCGCAGACGATCTCGGCACGACGACCGCAGCCCTCGGTGCGCTCGCCGCCGTTCCCCTCCTCGCCTGGGCGATCGTCTCGCCGTTGACCCACGGCCTGTCTCGCCGCTTCGGGATGTCGCGCGTGCTGCTGTGCGCCCTCATCGCGCTCGGGGCGGGAACGGCCTGGCGCTCGCTGCCGGGCACGGAGGTCAATCTGTGGCTCGGAACCGGACTGATCGGCGCATCCCTCGCCGTCGCCAACGTGATCATGCCGGCGGTGATCAAGCGCGACTTCCCGGGGCGCGTGCCGGTCATGATGGGCATGTACACGGCGCTGCTCGGCGGCGTGGGGGCCGTCGCCTCGGCCGTCGTCGTGCCCATCTCGCATGCCGTGGACGATCCGGATGCGGGGTGGCGCGTGGCGTTGGCCGCGACCGCCGCACTCCTGCCGCTCACGATCGCCCTCTGGGCCTGGGCGCAGCACGGCCGCACGCCGCGGACCGCCCCGGCACCTTCCCCACCGGGAACCCCGCGCAGCACGGGGATCTGGCGCGACCCCCTGGCATGGCAGATCGCGGCCTACATGGGAGCGCAGTCGGCGTCGTTCTACATGCTCGTGACGTGGATGGCCCCGCTCGCCGCGTCGACGGGCAAGTCCCCCGTGGCCGCCGGCGTCGATGTCGCGCTCTACCAGATCCTCGGTGTCGTCGGTTCGTTCGCCGTCGCGTTCGCCCTGCAGGGGCGCCTGCGCCGGGCCGTCCCGGCCGCACTCCCCCTGCTCGCGATCGCCGCCGCGATCGGCATGATCCTCGCGCCGCAACTGCTGACCGCGTGGGCCCTGCTCTCGGGCTTGTCGGCGGGGGCGTCGCTGAGCATGTCGCTGACCCTGATGGCGCAGCGCGCGAGGGATGCCGCCGCATCCTCCGCGCTCTCCGGCATGTCGCAGTCGGTCGGATACCTCCTCGCCGCCGCCGGCCCCATCTGCTTCGGAGCCCTCCACGCACTCGACGGCGGATGGACCGCGCCGCTGCTGCTCTACATCGCCGTCCTGGTCGGACAGTGCGTGGTCGGCGTCTCGGTCGGTCGCGAACGGTACGTGCTCGAGGGCCGCTGAGGCTCACTAACCGCATCCGCAACTCAGGAGAAATCCCCCCTGCAGGACGATCCGCGGCGAAACGTCCTGTCGAGCGGAGATCTCCTGCCGAACGGATGCGGACGCCCGTCGTATGCGGCACGCCCCACGCGGCACGCCGCACGCCCGGCGCTCAGGGGAAGGCGATGCGGCGGAGGAGATCGGCGAGCTGCACGCGCTCGGCGGCCGACAGGTTTCCGTGCAGGTCGCGTTCGGCGGCCTCGGCGGCGGCCAGCGCGCGCTCGTGGAGGGCCAGGCCGTCGGCGGTCGCGACCACGACGTTGGCCCGACGGTCGGCGGGGTCGGGGCGTCGTTCGATGAGACCACGGCGCTGCAGGTCGTCGACCAGGGCGACGACCTGGCTGGGGTCGAGGCGCAGGAACTCCGCAAGCTCCCGCTGCGAGGGACCGGCCGCCGTGTCGCAGGCGAGGGCCAGCACCGAGTACGACCGCACCTTCAACCCGAGGGCCGCCAGGGCCGAATTCCCCGCGGCGAGCGAGAGGGCGTTGGCGCGGGCCAGCAGAAAGCTGACGTCGTCGGTGAGCCGGGCGCGCGCGTCGGCCTGCGCTGCAGCATCCTCGCTCTTCGGCATAGGCAGATCCTAACAAAAGGTGCGGGAAACAATAATTGACAATTTCAACTAGTCCCGTTTCAATGAGAGCACGAACGAAGGAGTCCCCCATGTCCCTCGACGGCAAAGTCGCCATCGTCACCGGATCCGGCCGCGGCCTCGGCCTCGCCTACGCCCAGGAGCTCGCCCGCCAGGGAGCGCGCGTCGTCGTCAACGACGTGGATGCGGCCACCGCCGCCGAGGCGGTGTCCTCGATCGAGCGCGAGGGGGGCCAGGCCGTCGCGGTGGTCGCTCCCGTGGGCTCGTCCGAGACGGCGAAGGAGCTCGTCCGCACGGCCGTCGACACCTACGGCCGGCTCGACATCCTCGTCACCAACGCCGGCGTCCTTCGCGACACCGTGCTCTGGAAGATGAGCGACGAGGCCTTCGACACCGTCATCGACGTACACCTGCGCGGCACGTTCACGTGCGTCCGCGAGGCCGCCACCTACATGCGTGAGAACGAGATCGCCGGTCGCATCATCTGCATCGGCTCGCCGACCGGTCAGCGCGGCAACTTCGGCCAGACCAACTACGCCGCCGCCAAGGCCGGCATCGTCGGCATGGTGCGCACCTGGGCGCTCGAGCTCAAGAAGGCCGGCATCACCGCCAACGCCGTGATCCCCGTGGCCGCCACCGCCATGACCGCGACCCTGCCGTACTTCGCCGCGGCGGTCGAGGCGGAGGAGGCGGGTGAGCCGATGCCCGCGTTCTACCGTCACGACCTCGGCTTCGGAACCTCCGACGACGTGGCCGGCCTCATCGCCTTCCTCGCCTCGGATGCGGCGGCGAACGTCTCCGGCCAGGCGATCGGCGTCGGCGGCGACCGCATCCAGCTCTGGTCGCACCCCGAGCCCGTGGTCACCGCGTACCGCGAGGGCGGCTGGAGCGCGGCGGCGCTCGAGTCGGAGTTCGCCGACCTGGTCGGCGACAACCTGCAGTCGGTCGGTGAGCGCTTCCCCGCCCTGCCGGAAGAGCTGCAGCGCCCCCGCCCCTGAGACTCGAGGGGTCTGGTGAGACCGGGCCCCTCGCACCACGCATCCCCGACGACGAGGAACGCCGATGACCACGCGCTACGAACCCGCGATCGACCTGTCCGCCATCACGGCGATCGACGTGCATGTGCACATCGAGGTCGACGCGCACGGACACTCCTCGCTTCCCGACGATCTGGCCAAGGCTGCCTCCGCGTACTTCAGCGCCGACGTGGGGCGCCCCGATCTGGACGCGGTCGCCGCGTACTACCGTGAGCGCTCCATGGCAGCGGTGGTGTTCACCGTGGACGCGCAGACGGAACTGCAGCATGCGGCACTGTCGAGCGAGGAGATCGCGGAGGGTGCGGCGCGCAACAACGACGTGCTCATCCCGTTCGGCTCCGTCGACCCGCGTCAGGGGCAGGCCGCGATCGATCGCGCGCGACACCTGATCGAGGACTACGGCGTGCGCGGCTTCAAGTTCCACCCCACGGTGCAGGGCTTCGACCCGAGCGACGAGCAGTACTTTCCGCTGTACGAGACGATGCAGGCGACCGGCGTGGTGACGCTCTTCCACACGGGGCAGACGGGCATCGGCGCGGGGATGCGGGGCGGCCGCGGCTTCCGCCTCGCGCTGTCGAATCCGATGCTGCTCGACACGGTCGCAGCGCGGTTCCCCGACCTGCAGATCATCATGGCCCACCCCTCGGTGCCGTGGCAGGACGAGGCGATCTCTGTGGCGACCCACAAGCACAACACGTGGATCGACCTGTCGGGCTGGAGCCCGAAGTACTTCCCGCCGCAGCTGGTGCGGGCGGCGAACTCGTTTCTGAAGAGCCGCATCCTGTTCGGCTCGGACTTCCCGCTGCTCACCCCCGACCGGTGGCTGCGCGACGTGGCGCAGATCGAGATGAAGCCCGAGGTCATGCCCGGCATCCTCAAGGACAACGCCGCTCGTCTGCTCGGACTCGGATAGCCCATGAATCCGAGACTGCGCAGCGAAGCGCCTTTCGGTCACGACGCTCTCGGGTACGCCGAGGCGATGCTCAGCGAGGGCGCCCGCGCTGCCCTCGCCCGCCTCGACGACACGTTGCGCACCCGGATCGCGCCGCTGCTGCCCGCCGCGTGGGAGAGCGCGACCCTGCCGGCCGCCGTCATCGACGCCCTCGCGCCTCTCGATCTGATGCAGCCGGTCGGCGTGGAGCCGTCAGAGGCCGCATCCTCCGTCTTCTCCGGCTACCGCGCGTTCGTCCTCGCCCGCACCGACGTGTCGGTCGCGACGGCGTACAACGCGCAGTCGGGACTGTTCCGCACCGCCGTGCGCCGCGGCGGCTCGCCCGAACAGGTCGCCGCGCTGGACGACGCGATCCGCAGCTTCGCGCTGCGGGGCGTCTTCGCACTGACGGAGCCCGACCACGGCTCCGACATCGCGGGCGGGCTCGCCACGACCGCCACGCGCGAGGGCGACGGCTGGGTCATCGACGGCGCGAAGCGGTGGATCGGCGGCGCCGACACCGCCGACGTGCTCGTCGTGTTCGCACGCGCCGCCGACGACGGCGAGGTCAAGGCATTCCTCGTGCCCCGGGACGCGCCCGGCGTCACGCTGACCCGCATCGAGGGCAAGATGTCGCTGCGACCCATGCAGAACTTCGACATCCGCCTCGACGGCGTGCGCGTCGAGGAGAGCGCGCGGCTCCAGCGGGTCGACAGCTGGCGCGACGTGGCCGAGATCCTGCGATCGCTGCGCTCGGACGTGGCCTGGATCGCGACGGGCCTGCAGGCCGGCGCCCTGGATGCGGCGGTCGCGTACGTACGCGAGCGCGAGCAGTTCGGTTCGCCGCTGGGCGGCTTCCAGCTCGTGCAGGAGAAGCTCGCTCGCATCCTCGGCAACCTGACCGCATCCCTCGGCATCGTCACGCGTCTGTCCGCCCGACAGGATACGGGCGTGCTGCGCGACGAGGACTCGGCGCTGGCCAAGATGCAGACCGCCCGCCTCGCCCGTGAGAGCGTCGCGCTCGCCCGCGAGGTGCAGGGAGGCAACGGCATCCTCCTCGAGCACGGCGCCGCACGGTTCTTCGCCGACGCGGAGGCCGTCTACTCCTACGAGGGCACACACGAGATGACCGCCCTGATCGTCGGGCGCGGGCTCACGGGCTCCTCCGCCTTCGTCTGAACATCCACCGAAAGGAACCCATCATGACCACGACCGCCGCATACGCCGACGCCGCATCCCTCGCGGGCACCGACCTCGGCTTCACCGACTGGCTCGAGGTGACCCAGGACCGGGTGAACCTCTTCGCGGACGCGACCGACGACCACCAGTGGATCCACGTCGACCCGGAGCGCGCCAAGGAGGGCCCTTTCGGAGGTCCGATCGCGCACGGTTTCCTGTCGCTGTCGCTGACCGTGAAGTTCTGGTCCGAGCTGTTCGATCTCGAGGGCGTCAGCACCAAGGTGAACTACGGCCTCGACAAGGTGCGCTTCGTCTCGCCCGTCGCCGTCGGCGCCCGCATCCGCGGCGGCGCCGTCATCGCCGAGGTCACCGAGGTACCCGGCGGATACCAGTTCGCGGTCGACCAGACGATCGAGATCGAGGGCGCCACCAAGCCCGCCGTCGTCGCCCGCGGGCTGTACCGCTTCTACGCCTGACCCCTCCCCTCCGGGCTGCGCCCCGAACCCACCATCACGAGGATGCAACGATGCATGATCACGGACTGGGATCCTGGATCACCAAGAGACGACTGAAGAGCCCCGGCAAACCCGCGATCATCGTCGACGGCGGCGAGACGCTGTCGTACGGCGAGTTCGCCGACGCCGTCGATCGCACGGCGGCCGTGCTGCGCGAACGCGGCGTCGGCAGAGCGGATGCGGTGGCCTACCTCGGCGAGAACAGCCCGGCGTTCCTTCAGGTGCTCTTCGCCTGCGCCCGACTGGGGGCCGTGTTCGTGCCGGTCAACACGCGCCTCGCGGCACCCGAGATCCGGCATGTGCTGACCGACTCGGGCGCCCGCGTGCTCATCCACGACCCGGAGTTCGCCGAGCGCATCATCCCCGGGATCGAGGCCGCATCCATCGGCGAGGTCATCCTGACCGGTGAGGGGATCTCGCACCATCCGGGCCTCGCCGCGCTGGTGCGGGACGCCGACGGCGCCTCCGTCGGGACGACGGCTGTGACGCTCGAGGATCCCGCGGCGATCGTCTACACGTCCGGCACGACCGGGCGAGCGAAGGGCGCGGTCCTCACGCACGGCAACCTCACCTGGGTCGCGTTGAACTGCATCATCGACTACGACGTGGTCTCGACCGACGTCGCGCTGATGATCTCGCCGCTGTTCCACGTCGCCGCCCTCGGGATGGGCGCGCTGCCGGTGGTGCTCAAGGGGGCGGCCCTCGTGCTGGAGAAGGGATTCGACGCCGGTCGCGCGCTGACCCTGATCGAACGACACCGCATCACGATGCTCAGCGGCGTGCCCACGACGTACCAGCTGATGGCCGATCACCCTGACTGGCCCACGACCGACCTGTCGAGCCTGCAGAAGCTGACGTGCGGCGGTTCGGCAGTGCCCACCCGCATCCTCAACGCCTTCGAGGCGCGGGGGCTGTCGTTCTCGCAGGGGTACGGCATGACCGAGACCTCGCCCGGCGCCACCTCCCTGGCACCGGCGATGACCCGCGCGAAGCAGGGCAGCGTGGGCCTGCCGCACTTCTTCACCGAGGTGCGCGTGACCGACGACACGGGCGCCGTCGTGCCTGCGGGGACGGTCGGGGAGATCGAGATCGCGGGACCCAACGTGTTCCCCGGATACCACGGGCTCCCGGACGAGACGGCGGCGGCGTTCCGCGAGGACGGCTGGTTCCGCTCCGGCGACCTCGGCTATCTGGACGAGGACGGCTACCTCTTCATCTCCGACCGACTGAAGGACATGATCATCTCCGGCGGAGAGAACATCTATCCCGCCGAGGTCGAGAACCTGATCAACGACATCCGGGGGATCTCCGGGGTCGCCGTGATCGGCGTTCCCGACGAGCGGTGGGGCGAAGTCCCGTGGGCCGTGGTCACCGTCAAGGAGGGCGCCGAAGTCACGACGGAGTCCGTACGCACCCAGCTCGACGGTGTCCTCGCCCGGTACAAGCTCCCCAAGAACGTCGTCGTGGTCGAGGATCTCCCGCGCACCGCATCCGGCAAGGTCCGCAAGGCCGCGCTGCGTGAGCTGTTCGGACGGAAGCACTGATCATGTCGCTGCTGTCGCGCCCCGCCGTCGCACGATTCGTCGCGCGGCGGTTGCAGAAGGCGATGCCGCGCATGATGGCGGCCCAGACGGGCGGACTCGACCCGCGCGAGCGCCTGCCGGAGTTCACCGCCGAGCGGCGCGAGCTCATCATCCCGGCCGACCCGCCCGCCCCCGCCGTGATCTACCGCGCGGCGGATGCGACAGCCCACCCCGGCGTGCACGTGAACTTCCACGGCGGCGGCTACATCCTGGGCCAGCTCCACGGCGACGACGCTCTCTGCCGCGCGATCGCGAGCCGGGCGGGGGTGGTGGTGATCGACGTCGACTACGCGGTGGCGCCCCAGCATCCGTTCCCGACCGCGGTGCACCAGGCGATGCGGGTCGTGCAGTGGGCGATCGACAACGCGGACGCGCAAGGGTGGGACGCCACGCGGCTGACCGTCGGCGGACAGAGCGCGGGCGGGGCGATCGCCGCCGCGGTCGCGCGGCAGGCGCTGGATGCGGGCGGTCCCCGCATCCGTCTCCAGGTGCTGCACTACCCGCCGCTCGATCTCACGGTCCCTGCGGTCGAGAAGCACTCGCCGCTCACGAAGCCCCTCCTGCGACCCTGGATGTCCGAGGTCTTCGACAGCTCGTACGTGCCCGACCCTCGAACGCGAGCCGATCCGCTCGTCTCACCGGCGGGCGTGTCCGACACCGCCGATCTCACGGGCATCGCCCCGGCCGTCGTCATCGCCGCATCCGACGACATCCTGCGCGACGAGGACGAGCGCTACGCCCGGCGCCTCGAGCGCGTGGGAGCCCTGGCTGAGTTCTGGCAGGTGGAGGGCGCCGACCACGGCTACGACGGCGGCGACGACGCGCTCGCACGGGAGAACTACCTGCGTATCGCCGAGCACATCCGCGCCGCGCAGGGCTGATCGCTCGCCCCGTTCGCGAACGACCGGCACGCTAGGCTCGCGAAGTGGCCGTCCAGCGGCCGACGGGGGAAGAGACGGATGCGGAGATCACGCGAGATCTGGCTGGTCGCCGCCACGGCAGGGCTCCTCTGGTTGCTGGTCGTCGCGCTGGCCGCCGCAGCGTCGCTCACGCCGTTGCAGCGCGTGCAGCAAGCGGCCCTGCCGACGCCGAGCCCCTACGTCTGGTCCTGGCCCGCCCCGTGGTCTCTGCTCTCCCCTCTCGTCGCGGCCCTCGCCGTGGCTGCCTGTGTCGCAGCCGCCTTGCACGTCGTGCGCCGTCGGGAGTCGTTCGCCGTGACCTGGCTCGCGGTCGTCGCGGCGGGTGCGATCACCGGGATGACGATCGATGTGCAGCTCGTCTTCGGCACGCTCGTCACGCACGGCTGGGCTCTGTGGGCGCTGGATCTCGGCAGCCGCGCCGCGATCGGTGCCTACTGGGGCCTGCTCTACGGGTGGCTGCCGGCGCTGCTCGCCTCGCGCCTATCGCGACGGGAGGCGCCCGGCGACGGCCCCGGTGGAGCGGTACGACTCCGCAGCTCTCTGGCCGTGGGAGCTGCGGTCGCGACACTCGTCCTGCTCGTCGCGACGCAGACACTGGGCGACGAGGCGTCTCAGGCCCAGGTGCGGGCTGACCAGGCGGCCGCGGAGCCGGCTCCGGCGGACGGTTCGATTCCACCCGATCCACAGGCGGAGGGCGATCCGGTTCCGGAGCGCTCCGCGGGCGCCGGCGTGACGGACGCGGACGGCTGCACTCCGGATCGCGCCATGATCCTGAAGGGCGAGCCCGATGCGGCGACCGGGCATCGGGGGCTCCGCCTCGAGCTCATGAACTTCTCCGATGCTCCCTGCACGATCGAGGGGTATCCCGACGTCGCGTTCGGCGACCAGAACGGTCATCTGCTCGACTCCACGATCGAGCATGGCGGTTCCTTCATGGCGACCGATCCGGGGCCCGCATCCGTCGTCGTTCCGGCGGGTGGCTCAGCGGTCGCCTACCTCGGCTGGGATGCCCAGTCCACCCACGGCGTCATCATCGCGCGCACGCTGTGGGCGGCGGTCGTCGCGGGAGAGACGCGCGGCTCCTGGCCGGTCGAGCTCGATGTGGTCGCGGGCACAGCCGTCGCAGTCACCGCATGGCAGGCGCCGGGAGACGCGCCCTGACCGCGAGGAGTCAGCGCTGCTCTCGCTCGGGCTCCTGGCCGATCGCGTCTGCGAGCGGGTCGACGGGCAGTGCGCCTCCGATCTGCGAAGTCGGCTTCGCGTCCCGGTGCGGATGTGTGGGTGCGCTGCGACCCAGATACGCGTCACTGTAGGGATCGGACGCGTAAAGATCGTCGCTGTCGATCCTCTTGCGGCGGCGGGGCCGGAATGACAGGAGCGACACCGCACCCAGGCCGAGGACCGCGCCGATGATCACCGCCCAGAGCGGGATCCGCCATGCGAAGGCGATGGACGCCCAGTACAGCCCGAAGCCGCCGAGGACGATCGCGACGATGAGCGCCCGCCGCCAGCGATAGAGCGCCATAGTCCACGGTAACCCGGGGTCGCCGGCGCGTCCAGGGCCCTCCGTTCAGCCCTCGAGCCACCGGAGAACCACGTGCACGTCGGAGGGAGCTGCCGGATCGTCCACGGAGATCTGCGCGGTATACGCCCCCGCATCCGGCAGCCGGATCTCCGCCAGCTCCCCGGAGAGGAAGCTCCCGAAGCGCACCACGGGCGTCGGCAACGACAGGGTGTGCTCGAACACCCTCTCCCCGTGTGAGGCGACCTCATCGATCAGCACGCGGACTGTGACGTCTCCGGCGAGGTCCTCTCGGGTCGCCACCATGATCGCGGAGTCGGTTGCCACGGCCGGCTCGTCGCCGGTCACCCACTCGGGAAACTCCGCGCCCTCCGAGGCGAACAGCACGACCTGCGCGTTCAGCGGCGTCACCGTGATCTCGGACCGGCTCATCTTC is drawn from Microbacterium binotii and contains these coding sequences:
- a CDS encoding MarR family winged helix-turn-helix transcriptional regulator; the encoded protein is MPKSEDAAAQADARARLTDDVSFLLARANALSLAAGNSALAALGLKVRSYSVLALACDTAAGPSQRELAEFLRLDPSQVVALVDDLQRRGLIERRPDPADRRANVVVATADGLALHERALAAAEAAERDLHGNLSAAERVQLADLLRRIAFP
- a CDS encoding 4-hydroxybenzoate 3-monooxygenase, whose protein sequence is MTVIRTRVAIVGAGPAGLLLSHLLADAGIESVIVDSRTREQIETTIRAGILEQGTVDLLVASGASTRVLTDGNRHDGIELRFDGEGHRIDFPSLTGRSVWLYPQHEVLKDLVATRLAAGQDLRFGVRVDAVEDAASDRPRVIGEDADGQRVEIEAEFVVGADGSRSVVRRTLGGSAAGSFREYPFAWFGILCEAPPSSEELIYSNSDAGFALISQRSSTVQRMYFQCDPEADPDALSEAEIWDALQARVPGTTLNEGPIFQRDVLRFRSFVAGELRRGRVALIGDAAHTVPPTGAKGMNLAVADVVLLDIALRALLLSGDERPIDAFAETASRRIWKAQHFSWWMTSMLHRTPDASDFDRQRQLGELRSIIDSDAGRTYLAEAYTGWPFETRLG
- a CDS encoding amidohydrolase family protein; this encodes MTTRYEPAIDLSAITAIDVHVHIEVDAHGHSSLPDDLAKAASAYFSADVGRPDLDAVAAYYRERSMAAVVFTVDAQTELQHAALSSEEIAEGAARNNDVLIPFGSVDPRQGQAAIDRARHLIEDYGVRGFKFHPTVQGFDPSDEQYFPLYETMQATGVVTLFHTGQTGIGAGMRGGRGFRLALSNPMLLDTVAARFPDLQIIMAHPSVPWQDEAISVATHKHNTWIDLSGWSPKYFPPQLVRAANSFLKSRILFGSDFPLLTPDRWLRDVAQIEMKPEVMPGILKDNAARLLGLG
- a CDS encoding SDR family NAD(P)-dependent oxidoreductase; the protein is MSLDGKVAIVTGSGRGLGLAYAQELARQGARVVVNDVDAATAAEAVSSIEREGGQAVAVVAPVGSSETAKELVRTAVDTYGRLDILVTNAGVLRDTVLWKMSDEAFDTVIDVHLRGTFTCVREAATYMRENEIAGRIICIGSPTGQRGNFGQTNYAAAKAGIVGMVRTWALELKKAGITANAVIPVAATAMTATLPYFAAAVEAEEAGEPMPAFYRHDLGFGTSDDVAGLIAFLASDAAANVSGQAIGVGGDRIQLWSHPEPVVTAYREGGWSAAALESEFADLVGDNLQSVGERFPALPEELQRPRP
- a CDS encoding IclR family transcriptional regulator, whose translation is MANSPSGDSMTARIVRVLETFTADRTVQTAAEIGRRAQLPASTAHRIVDDLVAEGLLERDDERRIRIGMHLWELALRGSTALRLRQAALPAMSAVQDVIREHTQLAVLEADEALFVERLSHPDAGANITRIAGRLPLHASSAGLVLLAHAPAALRERVLDAPLRRVARETMTDAAELRRILTRIRRDGYVIAPGSIESVSTGVAVPLREAGEVIAALSVVLPRDADAERALAPLRTAAAEIEAGLRSTRA
- a CDS encoding alpha/beta hydrolase, with the translated sequence MSLLSRPAVARFVARRLQKAMPRMMAAQTGGLDPRERLPEFTAERRELIIPADPPAPAVIYRAADATAHPGVHVNFHGGGYILGQLHGDDALCRAIASRAGVVVIDVDYAVAPQHPFPTAVHQAMRVVQWAIDNADAQGWDATRLTVGGQSAGGAIAAAVARQALDAGGPRIRLQVLHYPPLDLTVPAVEKHSPLTKPLLRPWMSEVFDSSYVPDPRTRADPLVSPAGVSDTADLTGIAPAVVIAASDDILRDEDERYARRLERVGALAEFWQVEGADHGYDGGDDALARENYLRIAEHIRAAQG
- a CDS encoding acyl-CoA dehydrogenase family protein gives rise to the protein MNPRLRSEAPFGHDALGYAEAMLSEGARAALARLDDTLRTRIAPLLPAAWESATLPAAVIDALAPLDLMQPVGVEPSEAASSVFSGYRAFVLARTDVSVATAYNAQSGLFRTAVRRGGSPEQVAALDDAIRSFALRGVFALTEPDHGSDIAGGLATTATREGDGWVIDGAKRWIGGADTADVLVVFARAADDGEVKAFLVPRDAPGVTLTRIEGKMSLRPMQNFDIRLDGVRVEESARLQRVDSWRDVAEILRSLRSDVAWIATGLQAGALDAAVAYVREREQFGSPLGGFQLVQEKLARILGNLTASLGIVTRLSARQDTGVLRDEDSALAKMQTARLARESVALAREVQGGNGILLEHGAARFFADAEAVYSYEGTHEMTALIVGRGLTGSSAFV
- a CDS encoding MaoC family dehydratase — encoded protein: MTTTAAYADAASLAGTDLGFTDWLEVTQDRVNLFADATDDHQWIHVDPERAKEGPFGGPIAHGFLSLSLTVKFWSELFDLEGVSTKVNYGLDKVRFVSPVAVGARIRGGAVIAEVTEVPGGYQFAVDQTIEIEGATKPAVVARGLYRFYA
- the menE gene encoding o-succinylbenzoate--CoA ligase; the protein is MHDHGLGSWITKRRLKSPGKPAIIVDGGETLSYGEFADAVDRTAAVLRERGVGRADAVAYLGENSPAFLQVLFACARLGAVFVPVNTRLAAPEIRHVLTDSGARVLIHDPEFAERIIPGIEAASIGEVILTGEGISHHPGLAALVRDADGASVGTTAVTLEDPAAIVYTSGTTGRAKGAVLTHGNLTWVALNCIIDYDVVSTDVALMISPLFHVAALGMGALPVVLKGAALVLEKGFDAGRALTLIERHRITMLSGVPTTYQLMADHPDWPTTDLSSLQKLTCGGSAVPTRILNAFEARGLSFSQGYGMTETSPGATSLAPAMTRAKQGSVGLPHFFTEVRVTDDTGAVVPAGTVGEIEIAGPNVFPGYHGLPDETAAAFREDGWFRSGDLGYLDEDGYLFISDRLKDMIISGGENIYPAEVENLINDIRGISGVAVIGVPDERWGEVPWAVVTVKEGAEVTTESVRTQLDGVLARYKLPKNVVVVEDLPRTASGKVRKAALRELFGRKH
- a CDS encoding MFS transporter translates to MSIQTPDESASRRGRALLLLIAVALVAANMRATITGVGPLLEEIADDLGTTTAALGALAAVPLLAWAIVSPLTHGLSRRFGMSRVLLCALIALGAGTAWRSLPGTEVNLWLGTGLIGASLAVANVIMPAVIKRDFPGRVPVMMGMYTALLGGVGAVASAVVVPISHAVDDPDAGWRVALAATAALLPLTIALWAWAQHGRTPRTAPAPSPPGTPRSTGIWRDPLAWQIAAYMGAQSASFYMLVTWMAPLAASTGKSPVAAGVDVALYQILGVVGSFAVAFALQGRLRRAVPAALPLLAIAAAIGMILAPQLLTAWALLSGLSAGASLSMSLTLMAQRARDAAASSALSGMSQSVGYLLAAAGPICFGALHALDGGWTAPLLLYIAVLVGQCVVGVSVGRERYVLEGR